One genomic window of Quercus robur chromosome 6, dhQueRobu3.1, whole genome shotgun sequence includes the following:
- the LOC126689445 gene encoding uncharacterized protein LOC126689445 isoform X3, with product MEIKLRPYQLSDVDDFMEWACDDQVIRTSRLRYYTSREDALDYLREVAIPHPWYRAICLEDRPIGFICVKPGSDCEICRGQISYALGSKYWNKGITTEAVKLVISSVFEEFPNMERLEGVADVEIKASQRVLEKAGFQKEGVLRKYVIVHGKTIDVIMYSFLKTDQTN from the coding sequence ATGGAAATCAAACTACGCCCCTACCAATTATCTGATGTGGATGACTTCATGGAATGGGCATGCGATGATCAAGTCATACGCACGAGCAGACTAAGGTACTACACTTCAAGAGAAGATGCACTTGATTATCTTAGGGAAGTTGCCATTCCTCACCCATGGTATCGGGCCATATGCTTGGAGGACCGTCCAATTGGATTCATATGTGTCAAACCAGGGTCTGACTGTGAGATATGTAGAGGGCAAATCAGCTATGCTCTTGGATCAAAGTATTGGAACAAAGGTATAACCACAGAGGCAGTGAAATTGGTTATTTCTAGTGTGTTTGAAGAGTTTCCAAATATGGAGAGATTGGAAGGCGTTGCTGATGTGGAAATTAAGGCCTCACAAAGGGTTTTGGAAAAGGCTGGGTTTCAAAAGGAAGGTGTACTTAGGAAATATGTCATTGTCCATGGGAAGACTATTGATGTTATTATGTATAGCTTTTTAAAAACTGATCAAACTAATTGA
- the LOC126689445 gene encoding uncharacterized protein LOC126689445 isoform X2, with product MRHALFFASKSGVKAQDIREINKMEIKLRPYQLSDVDDFMEWACDDQVIRTSRLRYYTSREDALDYLREVAIPHPWYRAICLEDRPIGFICVKPGSDCEICRGQISYALGSKYWNKGITTEAVKLVISSVFEEFPNMERLEGVADVEIKASQRVLEKAGFQKEGVLRKYVIVHGKTIDVIMYSFLKTDQTN from the exons ATGCGACATGCtttattttttgcttcaaaGAGTGGAGTGAAG GCCCAAGATATTAGAGAGATTAATAAGATGGAAATCAAACTACGCCCCTACCAATTATCTGATGTGGATGACTTCATGGAATGGGCATGCGATGATCAAGTCATACGCACGAGCAGACTAAGGTACTACACTTCAAGAGAAGATGCACTTGATTATCTTAGGGAAGTTGCCATTCCTCACCCATGGTATCGGGCCATATGCTTGGAGGACCGTCCAATTGGATTCATATGTGTCAAACCAGGGTCTGACTGTGAGATATGTAGAGGGCAAATCAGCTATGCTCTTGGATCAAAGTATTGGAACAAAGGTATAACCACAGAGGCAGTGAAATTGGTTATTTCTAGTGTGTTTGAAGAGTTTCCAAATATGGAGAGATTGGAAGGCGTTGCTGATGTGGAAATTAAGGCCTCACAAAGGGTTTTGGAAAAGGCTGGGTTTCAAAAGGAAGGTGTACTTAGGAAATATGTCATTGTCCATGGGAAGACTATTGATGTTATTATGTATAGCTTTTTAAAAACTGATCAAACTAATTGA
- the LOC126689445 gene encoding uncharacterized protein LOC126689445 isoform X1: MRHALFFASKSGVKLQAQDIREINKMEIKLRPYQLSDVDDFMEWACDDQVIRTSRLRYYTSREDALDYLREVAIPHPWYRAICLEDRPIGFICVKPGSDCEICRGQISYALGSKYWNKGITTEAVKLVISSVFEEFPNMERLEGVADVEIKASQRVLEKAGFQKEGVLRKYVIVHGKTIDVIMYSFLKTDQTN, encoded by the exons ATGCGACATGCtttattttttgcttcaaaGAGTGGAGTGAAG CTACAGGCCCAAGATATTAGAGAGATTAATAAGATGGAAATCAAACTACGCCCCTACCAATTATCTGATGTGGATGACTTCATGGAATGGGCATGCGATGATCAAGTCATACGCACGAGCAGACTAAGGTACTACACTTCAAGAGAAGATGCACTTGATTATCTTAGGGAAGTTGCCATTCCTCACCCATGGTATCGGGCCATATGCTTGGAGGACCGTCCAATTGGATTCATATGTGTCAAACCAGGGTCTGACTGTGAGATATGTAGAGGGCAAATCAGCTATGCTCTTGGATCAAAGTATTGGAACAAAGGTATAACCACAGAGGCAGTGAAATTGGTTATTTCTAGTGTGTTTGAAGAGTTTCCAAATATGGAGAGATTGGAAGGCGTTGCTGATGTGGAAATTAAGGCCTCACAAAGGGTTTTGGAAAAGGCTGGGTTTCAAAAGGAAGGTGTACTTAGGAAATATGTCATTGTCCATGGGAAGACTATTGATGTTATTATGTATAGCTTTTTAAAAACTGATCAAACTAATTGA